The Imtechella halotolerans DNA window TGAAACCTATTTCTTTACTGGTAAAAAGAGTTACGCTCATCTTTTTGGAGCCTACTCAGGAGAAATAGTCTTTCCTGAGTGGCGAGTAGGTGCAAACTATTTTCAAACACTGACCAAAGGTTGGGAGTTGGATTTTGGAGTGCGTTACACCCGAGTAGATTCAATGGACTTACCTGCTTTAACTTTAGGGGTAGGGACCTATTTTGGTTCCTATTGGGTGCATGTACGTAGCTTTTTCCAGGAACAGGAATCAAAGTGGTATCCGGCCTTTACTCTAACCACTCGTTATTATCTAGATTCCCGTTTTGATTATCTTAATTTTGTTGCTGGCTATGGTACCTCTGCTGATGAGTCTTATATTCAATCACAGCTTCAAAATCGAATTTCATTGAATTCCTATAGGGTTGGTTTGGGATACTTTCGTCAACTTGGGGGAAAATTCTTAGTGGGGGCTCAAGGTGGATATAACAGACAGGAGTATTTAGACAGCAAATGGCAAAATGAATGGGAGGCTTATTTGATGTTTCAATATCGCTTATAATAAAATTAAAGAACTTAGGCAAAAAAAATCGATGATATTCATTTTTTTTCTATATTAGCACAGAATTGCAGGTACTTTTGCCCAAAGTAAATGTAAAATACACCCAAATCTAGAACATTATGAACAACTTGGAAAAAATCCTCGTGGTTGAAGATGACCTACTCACCATGAAAATTCTCAATTTTATTCTTAAAAAGGAAGGTTTTGCTGTTTCATCTGCTAAAGATGGGTTGGATGCAATAGAGCGTATTGCTGTCATTCAGCCAGATATGGTGATTACCGATGTTATGTTGCCTTTGAAATCAGGTCTTGAAGTGACTAGTTACGTAAAGGATAATTTCCCTAACATCCCTGTTATAGTTTTGTCGGCTTTGGGTGAGGAAGAGAGGACGGTTACCAAGGCATTTGAATTAGGAGCAGATGATTTTGTAGCTAAACCATTTAATCCCAATGAGTTTTTATTGCGAGTTAAACGCTTGCTTACAAAGAAAAATGCACGAATAGCGGTTTAACATTTTAAACAGCTAGAGAATATACAAAGCTACCTTGTCAAGACAAGGTAGCTTTATTTTTTAGTAAGTTGCTCATTTGCAAATATTTTTGTGATAGGGCAATTTCATTGCGAATTTCGTAAATTGCATCGCAATAAAAGAGGTTTAATTACAAATGGAACAAACAAATCGTTATCAGCCCCATAATAAAGTACGAATAGTTACAGCAGCTTCACTGTTTGATGGTCATGATGCAGCCATCAATATCATGCGTCGTATTATTCAGTCCAATGGATGTGAAGTTATACACTTAGGTCATGACCGAAGTGTTGAGGAAGTGGTAAACACAGCCATTCAGGAAGATGCTAATGCAATTGCCATGACATCCTATCAGGGCGGACATAATGAGTATTTTAAATATATGTATGATTTGCTTCAAGAAAGAGGAGCGGGTCATATAAAAATTTTTGGCGGTGGCGGTGGCGTTATCCTGCCGGAAGAAATAAAGGAGTTACAGGAATATGGGATTACCCGTATCTATTCTCCTGATGACGGTCGAGAGTTAGGACTTCAAGGGATGATTGATGATTTAGTAAAAAGATCAGATACACCCACTCTTTCTCTGTCTGAAGGTACTGAAGTTAAGAGTTCTTTAAAGGAGAAGAATATTAATACGATAGCAAGGCTAATATCCCTAGCGGAGAACAGACCTGATGAATTTCAT harbors:
- a CDS encoding response regulator transcription factor, with product MNNLEKILVVEDDLLTMKILNFILKKEGFAVSSAKDGLDAIERIAVIQPDMVITDVMLPLKSGLEVTSYVKDNFPNIPVIVLSALGEEERTVTKAFELGADDFVAKPFNPNEFLLRVKRLLTKKNARIAV